The Nitrospira sp. genome contains a region encoding:
- a CDS encoding DUF190 domain-containing protein, with protein MAALTLHPMKEIRVIVSGEHRPFVTELLDKVEATGYTIIGNISGKGHHGVREAHFMFSEQESLIMIMAVVPEEKVEPVLAGLRPLFDRHSGVMFVSDVSVSRRDYFGKKTAKS; from the coding sequence ATGGCCGCACTCACGTTGCATCCCATGAAAGAAATTCGCGTCATCGTATCCGGGGAGCACCGGCCGTTTGTCACAGAGTTGCTGGACAAGGTCGAGGCGACCGGGTACACCATCATCGGCAACATTTCGGGGAAGGGCCATCACGGCGTGCGCGAGGCCCATTTCATGTTCAGTGAGCAGGAGAGCCTGATCATGATCATGGCCGTGGTGCCGGAAGAGAAAGTCGAGCCGGTACTGGCCGGACTCCGGCCGTTGTTTGACCGCCATTCCGGCGTCATGTTTGTGTCGGATGTCTCCGTCAGCCGACGCGACTACTTCGGCAAGAAGACGGCCAAGTCCTGA
- a CDS encoding DUF2309 domain-containing protein, whose product MDPVRQTPDHTDLEARRMELRGTIRLASEVIAQYWPMRTFVHHNPLHSLEYLPFTETVRRGKQFLGGNGYLSGDMYRRYLKSGRILVRHVDEALAALARPDAVDLGSCRIAHREVLRACLTHGLSRHADEPLDRLMEPTPDEEPIDALAERLAACSTPTVQDRMATIIREDVTALGRDLTLTSWCDRTAGTTIVDQINGELVKWCEAFLDEGHATWPMPERQQGFYAAWKQAAGKEWMTCGIEDSRRKITALPEHPEDVVLDCLEALEIPVEFRQDYLSLQLAALPGWAGFIKWRAEENDYVWQQAFPVGLVKFLAVRLWYVRELVQKVCQRDFGIDGTYRAILRFMDQHPHAYYLRKEWVAGRLPAAHAARVARLHAKIGSSQNSALLSREWEQLTHHDQIEYGPRRERAEQRGMARRLLTLAHALEIVPTVLMDAPLPALRQLLDWMEAFPESAHGPVWLNAFEAGYHEHLFGMLQRAPTKPQPAAPDHRPPVRPHSQSVFCIDVRSEPFRRHLESTGANETYGFAGFFAVFIRYRAWGKEHETEQFPVIMRAKNEVREIPRSYLDHYVSKHQSRAKLVHAGHTLLHDLKENVVTPYVMVESLGWFYALPMMAKTLVPALYKRLTTWVRRLFVPPIATILTVDKLAPAETEEMVVSEQRALIWKALRDRLGLHGSRVEAEFVEALRQRALDEDAPVEPYLTDAAKDADLSVEQLNSFLDDLRRHYRINRRAASRQKERITRTGFTLEEQVLTVETALRMMGLVRNFARLVLFCAHGSTTENNPFESALDCGACGGNEGKPNARALAAMANRPPVRERLAKRGIEIPPDTHFLAGQVDTTTDEVQLFDLEDAPPTHRKDVARLYDDLREAAQLTSQERCTRFPDVGTVLALDEASAHVAGRSADWSQVRPEWGLSGNTTFIIGRRELTKGLNLGGRVFLHSYDHREDPTDRWLEVLLTAPQVVAQWINMEHYFSAVDNDVYGSGSKIYHNVVGRIGIMAGPWSDLRLGLAWQTVMNDDVPYHEPMRLLTLVEASRARIEKLIARHDILQHFYHNEWVHLATLDPEDGVWYRYMPSGVWRRIRHPGDS is encoded by the coding sequence ATGGACCCGGTGAGACAGACGCCCGACCATACTGATCTCGAAGCCCGGCGCATGGAATTGCGGGGGACGATCCGACTGGCCAGCGAAGTCATCGCGCAGTACTGGCCCATGCGGACGTTCGTGCACCACAATCCGCTGCATAGTTTGGAGTATCTGCCGTTCACCGAGACGGTCCGCCGCGGGAAGCAGTTCTTGGGCGGAAACGGCTACCTCTCTGGTGACATGTATCGGCGATACTTGAAGTCGGGCCGAATTCTTGTCCGGCACGTCGACGAAGCCCTGGCAGCGCTCGCCCGTCCTGACGCCGTCGACCTGGGGTCCTGCCGTATCGCGCATCGTGAGGTCTTGCGAGCCTGCCTGACCCACGGCCTCTCCCGTCACGCCGACGAGCCGCTTGACCGGCTCATGGAACCAACGCCGGACGAAGAACCCATTGATGCACTGGCTGAGCGCCTCGCCGCGTGCTCGACGCCGACCGTGCAAGACCGTATGGCTACCATCATCCGCGAGGATGTGACGGCCCTTGGGCGGGATCTGACGCTGACAAGCTGGTGCGACCGGACAGCGGGCACCACCATCGTCGACCAGATCAACGGTGAGCTCGTCAAATGGTGTGAAGCGTTCCTCGACGAAGGCCATGCCACGTGGCCCATGCCGGAACGGCAGCAGGGCTTCTATGCCGCATGGAAACAAGCCGCCGGGAAGGAATGGATGACCTGCGGCATCGAGGACAGCCGCCGGAAAATTACCGCACTCCCTGAACATCCGGAAGACGTCGTGCTCGACTGCCTGGAGGCGCTCGAGATCCCGGTGGAATTCAGACAGGACTACCTATCGCTCCAACTCGCGGCGCTACCCGGTTGGGCCGGTTTCATCAAATGGCGGGCGGAAGAAAATGACTATGTCTGGCAGCAAGCCTTTCCGGTCGGCTTGGTGAAGTTCCTGGCCGTGCGGCTCTGGTATGTGCGCGAGCTGGTCCAGAAGGTCTGTCAACGCGACTTCGGCATTGACGGCACCTATCGCGCCATTCTGCGCTTCATGGACCAGCACCCACATGCGTACTACCTGCGCAAAGAATGGGTGGCCGGCCGGTTGCCCGCCGCGCATGCGGCCCGTGTCGCGCGTCTCCACGCCAAAATTGGCTCCTCCCAGAACAGCGCCCTGCTGTCACGCGAATGGGAACAACTGACCCATCACGACCAAATCGAGTATGGCCCACGCCGGGAACGGGCCGAGCAGCGGGGCATGGCCAGACGCCTGCTGACCCTGGCCCACGCACTCGAAATTGTGCCGACGGTCTTGATGGACGCCCCGCTGCCGGCGCTACGACAGCTCCTGGACTGGATGGAGGCGTTTCCGGAATCCGCACATGGTCCGGTGTGGCTGAACGCCTTCGAGGCCGGGTATCACGAACACTTGTTCGGCATGCTGCAACGCGCACCGACCAAACCGCAGCCGGCGGCCCCCGACCATCGGCCCCCGGTCCGGCCGCATTCGCAATCGGTCTTCTGCATCGATGTGCGATCGGAGCCGTTCCGCCGCCACCTGGAATCGACCGGCGCAAATGAGACCTACGGCTTCGCCGGATTCTTTGCCGTCTTTATTCGCTACCGGGCCTGGGGCAAGGAACATGAGACGGAACAATTCCCGGTCATCATGCGCGCCAAGAACGAGGTGCGTGAGATTCCACGGAGCTACCTGGACCATTACGTCTCCAAACACCAGTCGCGCGCCAAACTTGTCCACGCCGGACACACGCTGTTGCACGATCTGAAAGAAAATGTCGTCACCCCGTACGTGATGGTGGAGTCGCTCGGCTGGTTTTATGCCCTCCCCATGATGGCGAAGACACTGGTGCCCGCGCTGTACAAACGCCTGACCACCTGGGTGCGGCGATTGTTCGTGCCGCCGATCGCAACCATCTTGACGGTGGATAAGCTCGCGCCTGCCGAAACCGAAGAAATGGTGGTCTCCGAGCAACGCGCCTTGATCTGGAAAGCCTTGCGCGACCGGCTCGGGCTCCATGGCTCCCGGGTCGAAGCCGAGTTCGTGGAGGCGTTGCGGCAGCGAGCCTTGGATGAAGATGCGCCCGTCGAGCCCTACCTGACTGACGCCGCCAAGGATGCCGATCTGTCGGTCGAGCAGTTGAACTCGTTTCTCGACGATTTGCGCCGGCACTATCGGATCAATCGCCGCGCCGCTTCCCGCCAGAAGGAACGCATCACCCGTACTGGCTTCACGCTCGAAGAGCAGGTGCTGACAGTCGAAACGGCTCTACGCATGATGGGCTTGGTACGAAATTTTGCCCGGCTGGTGCTCTTCTGCGCCCACGGCAGTACGACGGAAAACAATCCCTTCGAGTCCGCGTTGGACTGCGGCGCCTGCGGCGGCAACGAAGGGAAACCGAACGCACGCGCGCTGGCGGCCATGGCCAACCGGCCGCCGGTCCGTGAGCGGCTGGCGAAGCGCGGCATCGAGATTCCACCCGACACCCATTTCCTCGCCGGGCAGGTCGACACCACGACCGATGAGGTGCAGCTCTTCGATCTTGAAGACGCGCCCCCGACCCATCGGAAAGACGTCGCGCGGCTATACGACGACTTGCGGGAAGCGGCCCAACTCACCAGCCAGGAGCGCTGCACGCGGTTTCCCGACGTCGGGACGGTGCTAGCTCTCGACGAGGCCTCGGCCCATGTGGCCGGACGCAGCGCGGACTGGAGCCAGGTGCGGCCCGAATGGGGACTCTCCGGCAACACGACGTTCATCATCGGCCGCCGTGAGTTGACGAAGGGGCTGAACCTGGGCGGACGCGTCTTCCTCCATTCCTACGACCATCGGGAGGACCCGACCGACCGCTGGCTGGAAGTGCTCCTGACTGCCCCGCAGGTGGTGGCGCAGTGGATCAACATGGAGCATTATTTCTCGGCCGTCGACAATGACGTGTATGGAAGCGGAAGCAAAATCTATCACAACGTCGTCGGACGCATCGGCATTATGGCCGGTCCCTGGAGCGACTTGCGGCTGGGCCTCGCCTGGCAAACCGTCATGAACGATGACGTGCCGTACCATGAACCCATGCGTTTGCTGACGCTGGTGGAAGCCTCGCGGGCCCGAATCGAAAAACTCATTGCCCGGCATGATATTTTGCAGCATTTCTATCACAACGAATGGGTGCATCTGGCGACGCTCGACCCCGAAGACGGGGTCTGGTACCGCTACATGCCGTCGGGCGTCTGGCGCCGGATCAGGCATCCGGGCGACAGCTAG
- a CDS encoding NADH-quinone oxidoreductase subunit L — protein sequence MAFLVLVPLLPLLTAFIVMTGDHAEQDQNARAGLLPIAASFLGSLLTLIVVTSGGPVTIQLYDPSAVANLAFPIGFYIDRLSAVMMVLITGVTTLIYRYSMGYMYQDRGYRRYLGLLGLTTSVLLCMVSSANLVMLFIFWQILSWLLFLLAHNHGHAATLSGAANTFTMLRLSDAAFLAGIVLAYSLYGTFEFQTLFTRAAETPFTLFIWPELGWEMNGVTAVTLLIFGGAMGKSAQFPIHTWLPRSLYAPTPIHALLHAGIINAGGFLLNRLAPLYGQSPTTLHVVFIIGMLTAILGATMMLTQNDIKKTLGFSTIGQMGYMIMECGLGAFSLAVFHLIAHGLFKGTVFLNCGNVIHKARQEPSFPHLDREAEESEFSNLTWSTGFFTTLLLPLVILLVTHGVLRLPLLESQGTVIFLFFIWVTSSQAILSLTRIRAVASWKVSAAMLVTLVIVVFTYLFAVESFTHFLYPNPEEVASYFKAAALPGRLFDSLVVGTTLLTGLSWVYLYAHAHGRTITIPGWIEVFLGRLYVVCMNRLYLDQLYLTVGRLVTRVAHRLEKRLS from the coding sequence ATGGCTTTCCTCGTCCTCGTCCCGCTATTGCCGCTCTTGACGGCGTTCATTGTGATGACCGGTGATCACGCTGAACAGGACCAGAATGCGCGGGCCGGACTTTTGCCGATCGCCGCCTCTTTCCTGGGATCTCTGCTCACCTTGATTGTGGTGACCTCCGGAGGGCCGGTCACGATCCAGTTGTATGATCCGTCCGCGGTCGCCAATCTCGCCTTCCCGATCGGCTTCTACATCGACCGGCTCAGCGCCGTCATGATGGTGCTGATCACCGGCGTGACCACGCTGATCTACCGCTATTCTATGGGCTACATGTATCAAGATCGCGGGTACCGGCGATATTTGGGCCTGCTAGGCCTCACGACCTCCGTGCTGCTCTGCATGGTCTCGAGCGCCAATCTGGTGATGCTGTTCATCTTCTGGCAAATTCTCTCCTGGCTGCTGTTTCTGCTCGCGCACAATCACGGTCATGCCGCCACGCTCTCCGGCGCCGCCAATACCTTCACCATGTTGCGGCTGAGTGATGCCGCATTTCTCGCGGGTATCGTCCTGGCCTATTCGCTCTATGGCACGTTCGAGTTTCAGACGCTGTTCACGCGCGCGGCAGAGACGCCCTTTACCCTATTCATTTGGCCGGAACTCGGCTGGGAGATGAACGGCGTGACGGCCGTGACGCTGCTCATTTTCGGCGGGGCGATGGGCAAGTCGGCTCAGTTCCCCATTCATACCTGGTTGCCCCGCTCGCTCTATGCGCCGACGCCGATCCACGCCCTGCTGCATGCAGGCATCATCAACGCCGGAGGGTTCCTGCTGAACCGGCTTGCCCCACTGTACGGACAGAGCCCGACAACGCTGCATGTGGTCTTCATCATCGGCATGCTCACCGCCATACTCGGCGCCACCATGATGCTGACCCAAAACGACATCAAGAAGACGTTGGGGTTTTCGACGATCGGGCAGATGGGCTACATGATTATGGAATGCGGCTTGGGCGCCTTTTCCCTCGCCGTGTTCCACCTGATCGCACACGGCCTCTTCAAAGGCACCGTGTTCCTGAATTGCGGAAATGTCATCCACAAGGCCCGCCAGGAGCCGTCATTTCCCCACCTCGATCGGGAAGCGGAGGAAAGCGAATTCTCCAACCTGACCTGGTCCACCGGATTCTTCACCACGCTGTTACTGCCGCTCGTCATTCTGCTGGTCACCCATGGCGTACTGAGACTGCCGTTGCTCGAATCTCAGGGTACCGTCATTTTCTTGTTCTTCATCTGGGTCACGTCGTCGCAGGCCATCCTCTCGCTCACGCGCATACGAGCGGTGGCCTCGTGGAAAGTGTCTGCCGCCATGCTGGTCACCCTGGTGATCGTGGTCTTCACGTACCTGTTCGCCGTGGAGAGCTTCACGCACTTCCTCTACCCTAACCCGGAGGAGGTGGCGTCCTACTTCAAGGCGGCAGCGCTTCCCGGACGGCTTTTCGATAGCCTGGTCGTCGGCACAACCCTCTTAACGGGGCTGAGCTGGGTGTATTTGTATGCCCACGCGCATGGCCGGACCATCACCATTCCCGGCTGGATCGAGGTCTTCCTGGGTCGCCTCTATGTGGTCTGCATGAACCGGCTCTACCTGGATCAACTCTACCTCACAGTCGGCCGTCTCGTGACCCGCGTGGCCCATCGCCTGGAGAAACGCCTGTCGTGA
- a CDS encoding DUF2294 domain-containing protein, protein MPVPSKGEKEAAVRTAIIKFEQEFLGRGPDEVRVFIVRDMLVVRLKGVLTPAERQLAKTAEGIDMVKRLRQNLIAQGRERLCEQVADLIGAKIIALFTDIDTVVGERIFVFTLESDLEANFR, encoded by the coding sequence ATGCCTGTGCCCAGCAAGGGAGAAAAGGAAGCCGCCGTCCGCACGGCGATCATTAAATTTGAACAGGAATTTCTTGGCCGCGGTCCGGACGAAGTCCGGGTCTTCATCGTGCGGGATATGCTGGTCGTGCGCTTAAAGGGGGTGCTGACACCGGCCGAGCGGCAATTGGCCAAAACGGCGGAAGGCATCGATATGGTGAAACGATTGCGTCAGAACCTGATCGCGCAAGGGCGGGAACGGCTCTGCGAGCAGGTGGCGGACTTGATCGGCGCCAAGATCATCGCACTGTTCACCGACATCGACACCGTGGTCGGCGAGCGCATTTTTGTGTTCACATTGGAGTCCGATCTGGAAGCCAACTTCCGGTAA
- a CDS encoding YdiU family protein, whose protein sequence is MTRHTLETLPFDNRYARLPEAFYAKVNPTPFSAAPYLISANPAAMELIDLDLREAARPEFAGVFGGSLLVPGMEPLAMLYSGHQFGVYVPQLGDGRAILLGEIVNGRGERWDLHLKGAGMTPFSRDGDGRSVLRSAIREYLCCEAMHGLGIPTTRALCLVGSDDKVYREQVETGATIVRMAPSHVRFGSFEIIYYRKQHEHLQRLADYVIESYFPHLAPAADKYLRFFTEVVDRTAKLIAQWQAVGWSHGVLNTDNMSILGLTLDYGPYGFMDDYDPGFICNHSDYNGRYAFNQQPYIGLWNLSCLAQTLLPFVPKEELKAVLDGYQRMIEQCYQAHMANKLGFLEERGEDVVLLDELKSLMAGSRVDYTIFWRELGTFSSDPAAKNERLREHFLSPEQFDAWAARYRERLRAEQSRDEERRVRMDRVNPKYVLRNYLAQGAIEKAQQKEYAEIEQLLNLLRDPYTDHPGMNSYAAPPPNWGKHLSVSCSS, encoded by the coding sequence ATGACACGTCACACGCTTGAAACCCTTCCCTTCGACAATCGCTATGCGCGGTTGCCCGAGGCCTTTTACGCCAAGGTGAATCCGACCCCGTTCAGCGCCGCGCCATATCTGATCAGTGCGAATCCAGCGGCGATGGAATTGATCGATCTCGATTTGCGTGAAGCGGCACGACCGGAATTTGCCGGAGTGTTCGGCGGCAGCCTGCTGGTGCCAGGCATGGAGCCGTTGGCGATGCTCTATTCAGGTCATCAGTTCGGGGTGTACGTGCCTCAGCTCGGCGATGGCCGCGCGATTCTTCTAGGAGAAATCGTCAACGGACGCGGCGAGCGCTGGGACCTACATTTGAAAGGCGCGGGGATGACTCCCTTTTCCCGCGATGGAGACGGCCGCTCCGTCCTTCGTTCGGCCATTCGCGAATATCTTTGCTGCGAAGCGATGCACGGACTCGGTATCCCGACGACGCGCGCGCTCTGTCTCGTCGGCAGCGACGACAAGGTCTATCGCGAACAGGTGGAGACCGGCGCGACCATCGTTCGCATGGCGCCCTCGCACGTGCGGTTCGGCAGCTTCGAAATCATTTACTACCGGAAGCAGCATGAGCACCTGCAGCGACTGGCCGATTACGTGATCGAGTCGTATTTTCCCCATCTCGCTCCAGCCGCCGACAAATACCTCCGGTTCTTTACCGAGGTGGTCGATCGCACAGCCAAGCTCATCGCACAGTGGCAGGCGGTCGGCTGGTCCCATGGCGTGCTGAATACCGACAACATGTCGATCCTGGGCCTGACGCTGGACTACGGCCCCTATGGCTTCATGGACGACTATGATCCGGGCTTCATCTGCAACCACTCGGACTATAACGGACGGTATGCCTTTAACCAGCAACCCTACATCGGGCTATGGAACCTCAGTTGCCTCGCGCAGACGTTGCTGCCGTTCGTACCGAAGGAAGAACTGAAAGCGGTGTTGGACGGCTATCAGCGGATGATCGAACAGTGTTACCAGGCTCACATGGCCAACAAGTTGGGGTTCCTGGAAGAGCGAGGAGAGGATGTGGTCCTGCTGGACGAGCTCAAGTCGCTCATGGCCGGCAGCCGTGTCGATTACACGATCTTCTGGCGCGAACTCGGGACCTTTTCGTCTGACCCTGCGGCGAAGAACGAACGGCTGCGGGAGCATTTCCTCAGTCCGGAGCAATTCGATGCCTGGGCCGCTCGATATCGCGAACGGCTGCGGGCGGAGCAGAGCCGCGATGAAGAGCGGCGCGTCCGCATGGATCGCGTGAATCCCAAGTACGTCCTCCGGAACTATCTCGCGCAAGGTGCCATCGAAAAAGCCCAGCAGAAAGAGTATGCCGAGATCGAGCAATTGCTGAATCTGCTTCGCGATCCCTATACAGACCACCCTGGCATGAATTCCTACGCGGCTCCTCCGCCGAATTGGGGTAAACATCTCAGCGTGAGCTGTTCGTCCTAG
- a CDS encoding class I SAM-dependent methyltransferase, whose amino-acid sequence MAHDRNTAGFLSTQSAYDEWAEEYDDEDPTVLLDQPFLLSMLQPFAGCWILDLGCGTGRYLRLASQEAAVVGLDLSRGMLERARRQTPPALGVRWVQASVERIPFASQSFDRIVSGLVLDHVHDLADFFRGIATMLRPGGRAIVTAVHPDMQRKTGPTVRFTAAGREFHTEGTIHETAAIVTAVQEAGLSIEQLQEPPVTERLIARREAWRDRLGCPALLLLAVTSAADHHHEN is encoded by the coding sequence ATGGCACATGATCGCAACACGGCAGGGTTCCTCTCCACCCAGTCGGCCTACGACGAATGGGCCGAGGAGTATGACGACGAGGATCCCACCGTGCTTCTCGATCAGCCGTTTCTCCTGTCCATGCTCCAGCCATTTGCAGGATGCTGGATTCTGGATCTCGGGTGCGGAACTGGTCGCTACCTTCGTTTGGCGAGTCAGGAGGCCGCGGTGGTCGGCCTGGATTTGTCCCGAGGCATGCTGGAGCGCGCCAGGCGACAAACACCACCGGCCCTTGGGGTTCGCTGGGTGCAAGCGTCGGTTGAGCGCATCCCGTTTGCTTCACAGAGCTTCGACCGTATTGTCTCCGGTTTGGTGTTGGATCATGTTCACGACCTGGCTGATTTTTTTCGGGGCATCGCGACCATGCTCCGGCCAGGTGGGCGTGCCATCGTGACAGCAGTCCATCCGGATATGCAGCGGAAAACTGGACCGACGGTGCGATTTACGGCAGCGGGACGGGAATTTCATACGGAAGGGACCATCCACGAGACGGCTGCGATTGTCACAGCCGTTCAGGAGGCAGGGCTTTCGATCGAGCAGCTACAGGAACCACCGGTGACAGAGCGACTCATCGCTCGCCGGGAGGCTTGGAGGGATCGGCTCGGCTGTCCGGCACTGTTATTATTGGCCGTTACGAGTGCGGCTGATCATCATCATGAAAACTGA
- a CDS encoding alpha/beta fold hydrolase: MKTDATMFELQGYDHQRLRGNRIVGKDRQILFITGFLSKRWGNKSKALAQWCQERGWGFCCFDFRGWGDSDGQWGDYRLLHWLEDAEAVTNLLANGPPLTIVGNSLGGWLAWLVAQEQVAVEELILIAPAFNMMDLRAAQISAERREQWQSAGSMPWDDEPLHREAPIPWHWVEDSQTLWRRRFTLPRRVKTTILHGLQDTVIKPEGSWDFVQHVLSQDQEFPIELLLKTGDHRLSSPEHVETFRRLVVKE, encoded by the coding sequence ATGAAAACTGACGCCACCATGTTTGAACTACAGGGCTACGATCACCAGCGCCTCCGCGGCAACCGCATCGTCGGCAAGGATCGCCAGATCTTGTTCATCACCGGGTTTCTCTCCAAGCGCTGGGGCAATAAGAGCAAGGCGCTGGCGCAATGGTGCCAGGAGCGAGGATGGGGGTTTTGTTGTTTCGATTTTCGCGGGTGGGGCGATTCAGATGGACAATGGGGAGACTATCGCCTGCTTCACTGGTTGGAAGATGCGGAAGCCGTGACGAATCTGCTGGCGAATGGTCCGCCGCTCACCATTGTCGGCAACTCCCTTGGCGGCTGGCTCGCCTGGTTGGTCGCACAAGAGCAGGTGGCTGTCGAGGAACTGATTCTCATTGCCCCGGCCTTCAATATGATGGATCTCCGCGCGGCGCAAATCTCCGCTGAGCGGCGCGAGCAGTGGCAGTCGGCCGGTTCCATGCCCTGGGATGACGAGCCCCTGCATCGAGAGGCGCCGATTCCCTGGCATTGGGTCGAAGACAGCCAGACGCTCTGGCGCCGTCGCTTCACCCTGCCGCGTCGCGTGAAGACGACCATCCTGCACGGCCTGCAGGATACCGTGATCAAGCCGGAAGGCAGTTGGGATTTTGTGCAGCATGTGCTGTCGCAAGATCAGGAGTTTCCTATCGAATTGCTGTTGAAAACCGGCGATCATCGGTTAAGCAGTCCGGAACATGTGGAAACGTTTCGACGGTTGGTGGTGAAGGAATAA
- a CDS encoding DUF2470 domain-containing protein has protein sequence MSSLGAHNSGPDSDGPDVPEPSHAEKARTLVHLQQTGGLSTLSRKQPGWPFGSVMPYGLDDQGQPSFLISAMAMHTQNLLGDPRASLLVTPPESQRDPLGAARVTLMGSVTKVPKNEAAPVRERYLARHANAAYWVDFDDFAFFRMALADIYFVGGFGSMGWVAPADYMAAAVDPLAETAADLIREINTQQQETLLLLARECGKLDAEQASLTTMDRLGFHLRVKTPGRMQGGRFAFTNPVRNAEEARAGLADLAAKAKMGTQVVHSL, from the coding sequence ATGTCATCGTTAGGCGCACATAACAGCGGACCGGATTCAGACGGTCCTGACGTCCCCGAACCGTCGCACGCCGAAAAGGCCAGGACCTTGGTGCATCTGCAACAGACGGGTGGTCTCTCGACCCTCTCGCGCAAGCAACCGGGCTGGCCATTCGGGTCGGTGATGCCCTATGGGTTGGACGATCAGGGACAGCCGAGTTTTCTCATCAGCGCCATGGCGATGCATACGCAGAACCTGCTCGGCGATCCTCGCGCGAGCCTGCTCGTCACGCCGCCTGAGAGCCAGCGCGATCCGTTGGGCGCAGCCAGAGTCACCCTTATGGGCTCAGTCACGAAGGTGCCGAAGAACGAGGCCGCACCGGTGCGCGAGCGCTACCTGGCCCGCCATGCGAATGCAGCCTACTGGGTGGACTTCGATGACTTCGCTTTTTTCCGTATGGCGCTGGCGGATATCTATTTTGTCGGTGGCTTCGGCTCGATGGGCTGGGTCGCGCCGGCCGACTACATGGCGGCGGCAGTCGATCCATTAGCAGAGACCGCTGCGGACCTCATCCGCGAGATCAATACACAGCAACAGGAGACATTGCTGTTGCTCGCCCGCGAATGCGGCAAGCTGGATGCCGAGCAGGCAAGTCTCACGACGATGGACCGATTGGGATTTCATCTGCGGGTCAAAACTCCCGGCCGGATGCAGGGCGGGCGATTCGCCTTCACCAATCCTGTCCGCAATGCTGAGGAGGCCCGTGCGGGTCTCGCGGATTTGGCCGCGAAGGCGAAAATGGGTACACAAGTCGTTCACTCATTGTAG